One window of the Aerosakkonema funiforme FACHB-1375 genome contains the following:
- a CDS encoding DUF3110 domain-containing protein produces MRVFVLLYNARTENEGIHTIKVGDRNTVLMFESEDDATRFCVQLEAQDFMAPSVEAIDDEEIKEFCESADYEWQLIPEGALALPPETNLEQTDWQAESTRPEVTDSELDRIRRQLEGLL; encoded by the coding sequence ATGCGCGTATTCGTACTTTTATATAACGCCCGCACGGAAAATGAGGGCATTCACACCATTAAAGTTGGCGATCGCAATACGGTGTTAATGTTTGAGTCAGAAGACGACGCTACTCGCTTTTGCGTGCAGTTGGAGGCTCAAGATTTTATGGCTCCCTCTGTGGAAGCGATCGATGATGAGGAAATCAAGGAATTTTGCGAAAGTGCCGATTATGAATGGCAACTCATTCCAGAAGGCGCTTTAGCCCTCCCACCAGAAACTAACTTAGAACAAACAGACTGGCAAGCGGAAAGCACTCGACCGGAAGTTACCGATTCCGAACTCGATCGCATTCGCCGTCAGCTGGAAGGACTTTTGTGA
- a CDS encoding site-2 protease family protein, producing MFTASETSVIALILLAAFGILAWGYLRAKPFGKLGILAWLQSVALMAPWLLFFGLFAAGIYLNLVSILFMLVASAGLYIYLGRQLRAAGQDLMMRDRAAKMANANQEASSGEQTPQAIESATEKPQPVQVQLKIEFVPIPQEDLKTIQGIFGIDTFFATETIPYQEGAVFNGNLRGEAQAVHTRLSDALQERLGDRYRLFLIENPEGKPVVVVLPSRNDPKPSTIIQKILAVVLMLATIATCLETSGLMLEFDLFQNPSRLAEALPIGLGILTILVAHEIGHWLLARRHNIRLSLPYFIPTLQIGSFGAITRFESLLPNRNVLFDISVAGPAAGGIVSLLMLIVGMLLSQQGSFFQVPAQFFQGSILVGTLARVVLGSALQQPLVDVHPLVVIGWLGLVITALNLMPAGQLDGGRIVLAIYGRKVASRTTIATLIVLALVALGNPLAIYWAIVIVFLQRDLERPSLNEISEPDDARAAIGLLALFLTIATLIPLSPGLAGRLGIGVSGPF from the coding sequence ATGTTTACTGCATCGGAGACTTCTGTCATCGCACTAATTCTGCTAGCCGCTTTCGGTATATTGGCTTGGGGATACTTGCGTGCCAAGCCTTTTGGCAAACTGGGAATCCTAGCCTGGTTGCAGTCGGTTGCCCTCATGGCTCCCTGGCTGTTATTCTTTGGTTTGTTCGCTGCCGGGATTTACCTCAACTTAGTCAGCATCTTGTTTATGTTGGTGGCTTCGGCGGGGTTGTATATTTATCTGGGTAGGCAATTGCGAGCTGCGGGCCAAGATCTGATGATGCGCGATCGCGCCGCCAAAATGGCGAATGCTAACCAGGAAGCTAGTTCTGGCGAACAAACGCCTCAAGCGATTGAGTCGGCAACTGAAAAACCACAGCCAGTTCAGGTGCAGTTGAAAATTGAGTTCGTGCCGATTCCCCAAGAAGATCTCAAAACGATTCAGGGAATTTTTGGCATCGATACCTTTTTTGCCACCGAGACTATCCCCTACCAGGAAGGCGCGGTTTTTAACGGCAACCTGCGAGGAGAGGCGCAAGCAGTCCACACCCGCCTTTCCGATGCCTTGCAGGAAAGATTGGGCGATCGCTATCGTCTATTTTTGATCGAAAATCCAGAGGGTAAGCCGGTTGTTGTTGTCCTACCCAGCCGCAATGACCCCAAACCGTCAACTATAATTCAAAAAATCCTGGCAGTTGTCCTCATGTTGGCAACAATAGCTACCTGTTTGGAAACTTCTGGCTTAATGTTGGAATTTGACTTATTTCAAAATCCAAGTCGATTAGCAGAAGCTTTGCCAATTGGTTTGGGAATATTGACAATTTTGGTAGCTCACGAAATCGGTCACTGGCTGCTAGCTCGCCGTCACAATATCCGCCTTAGTCTGCCTTATTTTATACCCACTTTGCAGATAGGTTCTTTTGGTGCCATCACCCGTTTTGAATCTCTCTTACCTAACCGAAATGTCTTATTTGATATTTCTGTGGCAGGGCCTGCTGCTGGTGGCATTGTATCTCTGCTGATGCTGATCGTAGGGATGTTACTTTCTCAGCAAGGCAGTTTCTTTCAAGTACCGGCACAATTTTTCCAAGGTTCTATACTGGTGGGAACTTTGGCACGGGTTGTCCTGGGTTCGGCTTTGCAACAACCTTTGGTAGATGTTCATCCTCTAGTAGTAATTGGTTGGCTGGGATTGGTGATTACAGCATTAAATTTAATGCCAGCCGGACAATTAGATGGTGGTAGAATCGTTTTGGCTATATACGGACGCAAAGTAGCGAGCAGAACAACTATAGCGACGTTAATTGTTCTGGCACTTGTAGCTTTGGGAAATCCCCTTGCTATTTACTGGGCAATTGTGATTGTGTTTCTGCAAAGAGATTTAGAGCGTCCCAGCCTGAATGAGATTAGCGAACCCGACGATGCGCGAGCAGCGATAGGTTTGCTAGCTTTGTTTTTAACGATCGCCACTCTTATCCCCTTATCCCCAGGATTGGCAGGGCGTCTCG
- the murQ gene encoding N-acetylmuramic acid 6-phosphate etherase: MNNLEERGHLLTEQINPNSQNLDQLSSLELVELFNQEDSQTIAAIAAARTQLAQTIDITAEALRQGGRLFYVGAGTSGRLGVLDAAECPPTFCTPPELVQGIIAGGAGALVRSSEDLEDRAEDGAAAIAQRQVTQLDVVVGITAGGTTPFVQGALQAAQSRGATTIFMACVPIEQVTTSADIDIRLLVGPEILAGSTRLKAGTVTKMALNIISTGVMVKLGKVYGNRMVDVAVTNTKLRDRALRILNDLTDLSREAAGYLLERSGRSVKLALLMHWTGLEKQEAETLLTEHQGNIRQAAENYQK, encoded by the coding sequence ATGAATAATTTGGAGGAACGCGGCCATCTTCTCACAGAACAAATCAATCCCAACAGTCAGAATTTAGACCAGCTAAGTTCTCTGGAGTTGGTGGAGCTGTTCAATCAAGAAGATTCTCAAACTATTGCCGCGATCGCAGCTGCCCGCACTCAGTTGGCTCAGACAATCGATATCACAGCAGAAGCATTACGTCAAGGGGGAAGACTGTTTTATGTGGGAGCCGGCACCAGCGGGCGTTTGGGCGTTTTGGATGCCGCCGAGTGTCCGCCCACGTTTTGCACACCCCCGGAATTGGTACAGGGGATAATCGCCGGTGGTGCAGGTGCTTTAGTCCGCAGTTCGGAAGATTTGGAAGATAGGGCTGAAGATGGGGCGGCTGCGATCGCCCAGCGACAAGTCACTCAATTAGATGTAGTAGTCGGAATTACCGCCGGAGGAACGACTCCGTTTGTCCAAGGTGCTTTGCAGGCGGCACAATCACGAGGCGCTACTACCATTTTTATGGCCTGCGTACCGATCGAACAAGTTACTACCAGTGCCGATATTGACATTCGCCTGTTAGTTGGCCCTGAAATTTTAGCAGGTTCCACGCGATTGAAAGCGGGAACGGTGACAAAAATGGCTTTGAATATCATCTCTACCGGCGTGATGGTCAAGTTGGGCAAGGTCTACGGCAATCGTATGGTAGATGTGGCGGTTACAAATACGAAACTGCGCGATCGAGCTTTGCGAATTCTCAACGATCTGACCGATTTAAGTCGCGAAGCAGCTGGGTATTTGTTAGAACGAAGCGGGCGATCGGTCAAGCTGGCGCTGCTGATGCACTGGACAGGATTGGAGAAACAAGAAGCAGAAACTCTTCTCACCGAACATCAGGGCAATATCAGACAAGCAGCCGAAAACTACCAAAAATAG